A genomic window from Lycium barbarum isolate Lr01 chromosome 4, ASM1917538v2, whole genome shotgun sequence includes:
- the LOC132636546 gene encoding elongation factor Ts, mitochondrial codes for MVFYRGVKRPIEIIYKSLNSSICSRHGYSTLTRYGNSIAESRGYFHKYGNGPRTFAVSIRRYSAEISSSEQMNLIKQLRERTSAPIKEVKAALVTSNWDIEAAQKDLRKRGIILASKKSSRTAAEGLLALAQNERKAAVIELNCETDFVARNEIFQYLALSLAKLALLLEGSQQSFAAFPVEHLEELKLNLDHPKLSGEKSVQNAITEVAAMMGENVKLRRGFAMPAPSLGVISTYLHTTPQPGVGRIAGILSLEVEDQNVSQDALQRVGSELAMHVVAAKPLFLTKEDVSSDALTNEREILKSQAESSGKPQIAIEKMVEGRLRKYFEEVVLMEQKFIVNDAMNVKTLLSNLSKDVGSPVKIGSFLRIEVGEGLQRLEASNENEPLANAA; via the exons ATGGTATTTTATCGGGGTGTAAAACGTCCTATTGAGATCATATACAAGAGTTTAAATAGTTCTATATGTAGCCGTCATGGCTACTCTACTTTGACACGTTACGGAAATTCCATTGCTGAGTCTAGAGGCTATTTTCACAAATATGGGAATGGGCCTAGAACATTTGCAGTCTCTATTAGGAGATATTCAGCCGAGATTTCCTCGTCAGAGCAGATGAACTTAATAAAGCAGCTGAGAGAAAGAACAAGTGCTCCCATAAAAGAAGTCAAAGCTGCTCTTGTCACTAGCAATTGGGATATTG AGGCTGCTCAGAAAGACCTAAGAAAAAGAGGGATCATTCTTGCATCGAAGAAGTCGTCTCGAACTGCTGCTGAAGGGTTGCTTGCCTTGGCACAGAATGAAAGGAAGGCAGCTGTGATTGAACTTAACTGTGAAACAGACTTTGTTGCAAGGAATGAAATTTTTCAATACTTG GCCTTATCTTTGGCGAAATTGGCATTGCTGCTTGAGGGCTCACAACAGTCTTTTGCTGCTTTTCCTGTTGAACATCTGGAG GAGTTGAAGCTGAACCTTGACCATCCTAAATTGAGTGGAGAAAAAAGTGTCCAAAATGCAATAACTGAAGTAGCTGCTATGATGGGGGAGAATGTCAAGCTAAGAAGGGGTTTTGCAATGCCCGCTCCTTCGCTTGGTGTGATATCAACGTATCTACATACAACCCCTCAACCAG GTGTTGGACGTATTGCTGGGATTTTATCACTTGAAGTAGAAGATCAGAATGTCTCACAAGATGCACTTCAGCGTGTTGGATCAGAATTAGCAATGCATGTCGTTGCTGCTAAGCCCTTGTTCTTAACAAAAGAAGATGTTTCCTCTGATGCACTAACCAATGAACGTGAGATTCTCAAGTCTCAG GCAGAGAGTTCCGGGAAGCCTCAGATTGCCATAGAAAAAATGGTTGAAGGTCGTTTGCGCAAATATTTTGAGGAAGTAGTTTTAATGGAGCAGAAATTTATTGTGAATGACgcaatgaatgtgaag ACATTGTTAAGCAATCTATCCAAGGATGTCGGTTCGCCAGTTAAGATAGGAAGCTTTCTAAGAATTGAAGTTGGCGAAGGACTTCAGAG GCTTGAAGCATCAAATGAAAATGAACCTTTGGCTAATGCTGCTTAA
- the LOC132636547 gene encoding chlorophyll a-b binding protein 8, chloroplastic-like: MATQALISSSSIASSAEAARQVLGARHFQSPTKKASFVVRAAATPPVKQGTNRPLWFASKQSLSYLDGSLPGDYGFDPLGLSDPEGTGGFIEPKWLAYGEIINGRFAMLGAAGAIAPEILGKAGLIPAETALPWFQTGVIPPAGTYSYWADGYTLFVLEMALMGFAEHRRYQDWAKPGSMGKQYFLGLEKGLGGSGDPAYPGGPFFNPLGFGKDEKSMKNLKLKEVKNGRLAMLAILGYFIQGLVTGVGPYQNLLDHLADPVNNNILTSLKFH; the protein is encoded by the exons ATGGCAACACAGGCATTGATCTCTTCATCATCTATTGCCTCCTCAGCAGAGGCTGCCAGACAAGTTCTAGGAGCAAGACATTTCCAATCTCCAACCAAGAAGGCCTCCTTTGTTGTAAGGGCTGCTGCCACTCCACCTGTTAAG CAAGGAACAAATAGGCCTCTCTGGTTTGCCTCCAAGCAGAGCCTTTCATACTTGGATGGCAG CCTTCCAGGTGATTATGGATTTGATCCCTTGGGACTCTCAGACCCTGAAGGTACTGGAGGTTTCATCGAACCGAAATGGCTAGCATATGGAGAGATCATCAATGGAAGATTTGCTATGTTGGGGGCAGCAGGAGCCATTGCACCCGAGATTCTTGGAAAGGCTGGTCTGATCCCAGCAGAAACAGCCCTTCCATGGTTCCAAACAGGAGTGATTCCTCCAGCTGGAACATACAGCTACTGGGCAGACGGTTACACCCTATTTGTACTGGAGATGGCACTCATGGGATTTGCTGAACACAGAAGATACCAGGACTGGGCTAAGCCAGGTTCTATGGGTAAACAATACTTTTTGGGGCTAGAGAAAGGTTTGGGAGGCTCTGGAGATCCAGCATACCCTGGTGGACCTTTCTTTAACCCTCTCGGGTTCGGAAAAGATGAGAAGTCTATGAAGAACTTGAAGCTCAAGGAGGTTAAGAATGGAAGACTAGCTATGTTGGCTATCTTGGGTTACTTCATTCAAGGTTTGGTAACTGGAGTTGGACCTTACCAAAACCTCCTTGACCATTTGGCTGACCCTGTAAATAACAACATCTTGACCAGCCTCAAGTTCCACTAA